One window of the Asticcacaulis sp. SL142 genome contains the following:
- a CDS encoding O-antigen ligase family protein — translation MTAALYRTETAAAPDDADRWAVLIRAAEVTLTIFCVFMFTEALWAPLFAPNQENGGETAWMRLLWLPVYGATALLCAMRISSFLRIIPAVFAIGIFVGLAYLSSVWSIAPDVSTRRAIALAFTSLFGLYLGARYKGSDLTQIVGFTFVGLAIGSYLAAALYPKMGIAHDINAGAWRGLWHEKNQMAAMMVLGFIAACASAFQVPERRKFWIAAAVMIFVLVVLSRSKTSLLACLLSLGAMPVLVAIQRGGLISVVIVWFATTAATIGTVVFMTIPDVVLKALGKDPTLTGRTQIWEALGRLSEERPLLGYGYKAFWAEGSVPALIVRRETHWPVPSAHNGWLDLLVQLGWVGVITFGVFLAICFLCALFRFSRVNDGFFSVLILCLFSFLILSESFILGQNSLIWVLFVAAAARLTANRLQT, via the coding sequence ATGACCGCCGCCCTTTACCGGACAGAGACTGCTGCCGCGCCTGATGATGCGGATCGCTGGGCTGTGCTGATCCGCGCCGCCGAAGTCACCCTGACCATTTTCTGCGTCTTCATGTTTACCGAAGCGCTGTGGGCACCGCTATTTGCGCCCAATCAGGAAAACGGCGGTGAGACGGCCTGGATGCGCCTGCTGTGGCTGCCGGTATATGGTGCCACGGCCTTGCTGTGCGCCATGCGGATATCGTCATTCCTGCGCATTATCCCCGCCGTATTTGCCATCGGTATATTTGTCGGCCTGGCCTATCTGTCATCGGTGTGGTCTATCGCGCCCGATGTTTCCACCAGGCGGGCCATTGCACTGGCCTTCACCAGCCTGTTCGGGCTTTATCTGGGCGCGCGCTATAAGGGCTCAGACCTGACCCAGATCGTAGGCTTCACCTTTGTGGGGCTGGCGATCGGCTCCTATCTGGCGGCGGCTCTCTACCCCAAGATGGGGATCGCTCACGACATCAATGCCGGGGCCTGGCGCGGACTGTGGCACGAAAAGAACCAGATGGCGGCCATGATGGTGCTGGGGTTCATCGCCGCCTGCGCCTCCGCGTTTCAGGTGCCGGAGCGGCGCAAATTCTGGATTGCTGCCGCCGTGATGATCTTCGTGCTGGTGGTCCTGTCGCGCTCCAAGACCTCACTGCTGGCGTGTCTGTTGAGCCTCGGGGCCATGCCGGTGCTGGTAGCCATTCAGCGCGGCGGGTTGATCAGCGTCGTCATCGTCTGGTTTGCCACCACGGCGGCCACCATAGGTACCGTCGTGTTCATGACCATCCCCGATGTGGTTTTGAAAGCCTTGGGCAAAGACCCGACGTTGACCGGCCGCACCCAGATCTGGGAAGCGCTGGGGCGGCTGTCCGAAGAACGCCCCCTGCTCGGCTATGGCTATAAGGCGTTCTGGGCCGAAGGATCGGTGCCCGCCCTTATCGTGCGGCGCGAAACCCATTGGCCGGTGCCATCAGCGCACAATGGCTGGCTCGATTTGCTGGTGCAGTTGGGCTGGGTCGGGGTGATCACCTTTGGGGTGTTTTTGGCGATCTGTTTTCTGTGCGCCCTGTTTCGGTTTTCGCGCGTTAATGACGGGTTTTTCTCGGTGCTGATCCTGTGTTTGTTCAGCTTTTTGATCCTGTCGGAAAGCTTTATTCTGGGGCAAAACAGCTTGATCTGGGTACTGTTTGTGGCGGCGGCGGCCCGTCTGACCGCCAACCGTTTGCAGACTTAA
- a CDS encoding HAMP domain-containing protein: MSIKARILTLVAAFAAMALAIAGLGVLTIRDYDRMMKNYGLSYDNTYYGEHLNYLVSSAVMESRGIYLSKDTTSARVFAKRLENDLNEIEQTLEDWRVNGGPAKLASFGVIEKQAADFITFRRELIRLGTTVSPAEADKLGNNERARARRIAFQADVEKAVMASRKDLANHQAIAQEYHAKRAIHFMTVAIMGIALMIAISVWIVVEFISKPLKTIANAIISVSEGKYDTPIPDAHPHHDPAHVHRQHDEISAVWRAIEHLRDRAIEADRLAREQREAEHLKQMEMRQIILD, from the coding sequence ATGTCGATCAAGGCCAGAATACTTACCCTTGTCGCGGCCTTTGCGGCCATGGCGCTGGCAATTGCCGGACTGGGTGTGCTGACCATCCGCGACTATGACCGGATGATGAAAAATTACGGTCTGTCCTATGACAACACCTATTACGGCGAACACCTCAACTATCTGGTGTCCAGCGCTGTCATGGAATCACGGGGCATATATTTGTCCAAGGATACCACCTCAGCCCGCGTCTTTGCCAAGCGACTTGAAAACGATCTGAATGAGATCGAACAGACCCTGGAAGACTGGCGCGTCAATGGCGGGCCGGCCAAGTTGGCCAGCTTTGGGGTGATCGAAAAACAGGCTGCGGATTTTATAACCTTTCGCCGAGAACTGATCCGGTTGGGGACGACCGTATCGCCGGCTGAGGCCGACAAACTGGGCAATAATGAGCGTGCCCGTGCCCGCCGCATCGCTTTTCAGGCCGATGTCGAAAAAGCCGTCATGGCCTCACGCAAGGATCTGGCCAACCATCAGGCCATTGCTCAGGAATACCATGCTAAGCGCGCCATTCATTTTATGACCGTGGCCATTATGGGGATCGCGCTCATGATCGCCATTTCGGTGTGGATCGTCGTGGAGTTTATCTCTAAACCGCTTAAGACCATCGCCAACGCTATCATCAGCGTATCCGAAGGTAAGTATGACACGCCCATACCCGACGCACACCCGCATCATGATCCGGCCCATGTCCATCGCCAGCATGATGAGATATCCGCCGTCTGGCGGGCGATTGAGCACCTGCGTGACCGGGCGATCGAGGCTGACCGGCTGGCGCGGGAACAGCGTGAGGCCGAGCACCTGAAACAGATGGAAATGCGCCAGATTATTCTGGACTGA
- a CDS encoding IlvD/Edd family dehydratase has translation MSDSVSRSKTQLRSRAWFDNPDNADMTALYLERYMNFGLSLEDLQSDKPIIGIAQTGSDLSPCNRHHIELAKHIRDGIISSGGIPLEFPVHPIQETGKRPTAGLDRNLAYLGLVEIIYGYPLDGVVLTIGCDKTTPACLMAAATVNIPSIALSVGPMLNGWYKGERTGSGTIVWKARELLAAGEIDYQGFIKLVASSAPSTGYCNTMGTATTMNSLAEALGMQLPYSAAIPAPHRDRQECANRTGKRIVEMVHEDLKPSDILTKEAFINAIRVNSAIGGSTNAPIHLNALARHIGVDLKVEEWQQYGEEVPLIVNLMPAGEYLGEDYHHAGGVPAVVGQLIKHGLIHEDAMTVNGKTIGDNCRDAIIEDENVIRPFEKPLKENAGFRVLSGNLFTSAIMKVSVISPEFRERYLNNPADLNAFEGRAIVFDGPEDYHHRIDDPALKIDEHCILFMRGAGPIGYPGAAEVVNMRCPDYLLKRGIKSLACIGDGRQSGTSGSPSILNASPEAAAGGNLAILKTDDRVRVDLNTNTVNVLISYAEIAERRAALDAAGGFKYPEHQTPWQEMQRAVVGQMDTGAALENAVAYQRIAQTKGLPRDNH, from the coding sequence ATGTCCGATTCCGTTTCCCGTTCCAAAACCCAGCTTCGTTCGCGCGCCTGGTTTGACAATCCCGACAATGCCGACATGACGGCGCTCTATCTTGAGCGCTACATGAACTTCGGTCTGTCGCTCGAAGACCTGCAATCGGATAAGCCGATCATCGGCATCGCGCAGACGGGATCGGACCTAAGCCCCTGTAACCGCCATCACATTGAGTTGGCCAAACATATCCGCGACGGCATCATATCCTCCGGCGGTATTCCGCTGGAGTTCCCGGTCCACCCGATTCAGGAAACCGGTAAGCGCCCGACCGCCGGTCTCGACCGCAACCTGGCCTATCTGGGTCTGGTTGAGATCATCTATGGCTATCCGCTCGACGGCGTCGTGCTGACCATCGGTTGCGACAAGACCACCCCCGCCTGTCTGATGGCCGCCGCCACCGTTAACATCCCGTCGATTGCCCTTAGTGTTGGCCCTATGCTCAACGGCTGGTACAAGGGTGAGCGCACGGGGTCCGGCACCATCGTCTGGAAAGCGCGCGAATTGCTGGCCGCAGGTGAGATCGACTATCAGGGCTTCATCAAGCTGGTGGCGTCATCGGCCCCATCAACCGGCTACTGCAACACCATGGGTACGGCCACGACCATGAATTCTCTGGCCGAAGCGCTGGGGATGCAACTGCCCTATTCGGCGGCCATTCCGGCCCCGCACCGCGACCGTCAGGAATGTGCCAACCGCACCGGTAAGCGCATTGTCGAGATGGTCCACGAAGACCTTAAGCCGTCGGATATTCTGACCAAGGAAGCCTTCATCAACGCTATCCGCGTCAATTCTGCCATCGGCGGCTCGACCAACGCCCCGATCCACCTCAACGCTCTGGCCCGCCATATCGGCGTGGACCTCAAGGTCGAGGAATGGCAGCAGTACGGCGAAGAAGTGCCGCTGATCGTCAACCTGATGCCCGCCGGTGAATATCTCGGCGAAGACTATCACCATGCCGGCGGCGTCCCCGCCGTTGTGGGCCAGTTGATCAAGCATGGCCTGATCCATGAAGACGCCATGACGGTGAACGGTAAAACTATTGGTGACAACTGCCGTGACGCCATCATCGAAGACGAAAACGTCATTCGTCCGTTTGAGAAACCGCTTAAGGAAAATGCTGGCTTCCGCGTCCTGTCGGGCAATCTGTTCACCTCGGCCATCATGAAGGTGTCGGTGATCTCACCAGAGTTCCGTGAGCGTTACCTGAATAATCCGGCTGACCTCAACGCCTTTGAAGGCCGCGCCATCGTGTTTGACGGCCCCGAAGACTATCACCACCGTATCGATGATCCGGCGCTTAAGATCGATGAGCACTGCATACTGTTCATGCGCGGGGCCGGGCCCATCGGTTATCCGGGTGCTGCCGAAGTCGTCAATATGCGCTGCCCTGACTATCTGCTGAAACGCGGCATCAAGTCACTGGCCTGTATCGGCGATGGCCGTCAGTCCGGCACGTCGGGCTCGCCGTCGATCCTCAATGCCTCTCCGGAAGCGGCGGCAGGCGGCAACCTCGCCATCCTCAAGACCGATGACCGCGTGCGCGTTGACCTCAACACCAACACCGTCAATGTGCTGATTTCGTATGCCGAGATCGCCGAGCGCCGCGCCGCCCTAGACGCCGCCGGTGGCTTTAAGTACCCTGAGCACCAGACGCCGTGGCAGGAAATGCAACGTGCCGTCGTCGGGCAAATGGATACCGGTGCCGCCCTTGAAAACGCTGTGGCCTATCAGCGCATCGCCCAAACCAAGGGCCTGCCCAGAGACAATCACTAG
- a CDS encoding AbgT family transporter — protein sequence MTDSDALQRQKGFLGLIERLGNKLPDPVMIFVWLILVLMILSTVGAYLGWSASIPFSGDKAPPFSTLENGVVTYTADSLFTQENITRLLVDMPKTLTGFAPLGVVLVVMYGAAVAERTGMFSALIRSSLRNAPKAILTPCVAVIGMLSHHASDTGYVVFIPLAALIYASVGRHPLVGVAAAFAAVSGGYAGNITPGQIDVLLFGFTQEAARIIDPEWTMNPIGNWWFIVAIVFLFTPIVWFITDKIVEPRLGKWGGTKDTEIEAELAKSEVTEAEKKGLKAAGIAALVIIGLFAALALWPGYTPLIDETKTGPAQLQPFYSALIPGFFLLFLATGISFGVKAGTVKSDNDVVRMMGEGIRSMAPYIVFAFFAAHFVAMFNWSGLGPIVAINGAEVLKSWDLPAPILLVSVLLFSSVLDLFIGSASAKWSALAPVVVPMFMLVGISPEMTTAAYRMGDSYTNIMTPLMSYFPLILAFCRRWDSTYGVGSLLALMLPYALCFMVAGILMTAGWVHFDLPLGPHAQVHYSR from the coding sequence ATGACCGACAGCGATGCCTTACAACGCCAGAAGGGTTTTCTGGGCCTGATCGAGCGGTTAGGCAATAAACTGCCTGATCCGGTCATGATCTTTGTGTGGCTGATTCTGGTTCTGATGATTTTGTCGACTGTGGGCGCCTACCTCGGCTGGTCGGCCTCAATCCCCTTTTCCGGAGATAAGGCCCCGCCGTTTTCGACGCTTGAAAACGGGGTCGTCACCTATACCGCCGACAGCCTGTTCACGCAGGAAAACATCACCCGTCTGCTGGTCGATATGCCAAAGACCCTGACCGGATTTGCACCATTGGGCGTCGTGCTGGTGGTCATGTACGGCGCGGCAGTGGCTGAGCGCACCGGCATGTTCAGCGCCCTGATCCGCTCATCCTTACGCAATGCCCCAAAGGCCATATTGACGCCGTGTGTGGCGGTGATTGGTATGTTGTCGCACCATGCCTCCGACACCGGCTATGTGGTGTTTATCCCGCTGGCCGCGTTGATTTACGCCTCGGTCGGGCGGCATCCGCTGGTCGGTGTCGCGGCCGCGTTTGCGGCGGTTTCCGGCGGTTATGCCGGTAATATAACGCCGGGCCAGATCGATGTGCTGCTGTTTGGGTTCACGCAGGAAGCGGCCCGCATCATTGATCCCGAATGGACCATGAACCCGATCGGCAACTGGTGGTTCATCGTGGCGATTGTGTTCCTGTTTACGCCTATCGTGTGGTTCATTACCGACAAGATCGTCGAACCGCGCCTGGGCAAATGGGGCGGCACCAAGGACACCGAAATCGAAGCTGAACTGGCCAAGTCCGAAGTGACCGAGGCTGAAAAGAAGGGCCTCAAAGCCGCAGGCATCGCGGCTTTAGTCATCATCGGCCTGTTTGCAGCGCTGGCCCTATGGCCCGGCTATACGCCGCTGATTGATGAAACAAAGACTGGCCCGGCGCAATTGCAGCCGTTCTATTCGGCGCTGATCCCTGGCTTTTTCCTGCTGTTTCTCGCGACCGGCATCTCGTTTGGCGTCAAGGCAGGCACCGTCAAATCGGACAATGACGTGGTGCGCATGATGGGGGAGGGGATACGCTCCATGGCCCCCTATATTGTGTTTGCCTTCTTTGCTGCCCATTTCGTGGCCATGTTCAACTGGTCAGGCCTTGGGCCGATTGTGGCCATCAATGGTGCCGAAGTTCTCAAAAGCTGGGACCTGCCTGCCCCGATCCTGCTGGTCAGTGTGCTGCTGTTCTCATCCGTGCTGGACCTGTTTATCGGCTCGGCCTCAGCCAAGTGGTCGGCGCTCGCCCCCGTCGTCGTGCCGATGTTCATGCTGGTTGGTATTTCGCCCGAAATGACGACCGCGGCCTACCGCATGGGCGACAGCTACACCAATATCATGACGCCGCTGATGTCCTATTTTCCGCTCATTCTGGCCTTTTGCCGGCGGTGGGATTCGACCTACGGCGTGGGGTCATTGCTGGCCCTGATGCTGCCCTATGCCCTGTGTTTTATGGTGGCGGGGATATTGATGACCGCAGGGTGGGTGCATTTTGACCTGCCGCTGGGGCCCCATGCGCAGGTTCACTATTCGCGGTGA
- a CDS encoding FadR/GntR family transcriptional regulator codes for MFRAAFQGRLHGALAHNLGVQILGGVYKSGDILPNEIDSSESLDISRSAYREAIRILASKGMVESRPKIGTRVTERDRWNILDPEVLGWMFETEPSEDFIKGLFELRLITEPAAAALAAERRTPDQIERMRKALEVMEIETLASEAGRMADLEFHHTLMFATHNEALASLSTTIGAAVSWTTRYKQRHKSLSRDPIPDHARVFEAIERGDASAARWCMESLVRMALEDTQKSMSPQT; via the coding sequence ATGTTCCGCGCGGCGTTTCAGGGACGGCTGCACGGCGCACTGGCCCACAATCTGGGCGTTCAGATTTTGGGGGGCGTCTATAAGTCCGGCGACATCCTGCCCAATGAGATCGACTCCAGCGAATCGCTCGATATATCGCGCTCGGCTTACCGTGAAGCGATCCGGATTCTGGCCTCCAAAGGCATGGTCGAAAGCCGGCCCAAGATTGGCACCCGCGTGACTGAGCGTGATCGCTGGAACATCCTCGACCCGGAAGTTCTGGGTTGGATGTTTGAGACCGAACCGTCTGAGGACTTCATCAAGGGGCTGTTTGAACTGCGCCTGATCACCGAGCCCGCCGCTGCGGCGTTGGCGGCCGAGCGACGCACGCCGGATCAGATCGAGCGGATGCGCAAGGCGCTTGAGGTCATGGAGATTGAGACCCTAGCCAGTGAGGCCGGACGCATGGCCGATCTGGAATTTCACCACACCCTGATGTTCGCCACCCATAACGAAGCGCTGGCCTCGCTCAGCACGACCATCGGGGCGGCGGTAAGCTGGACCACCCGCTATAAGCAGCGCCACAAGTCTTTGAGTCGAGACCCTATCCCTGACCATGCCCGCGTATTCGAGGCAATCGAGCGCGGCGATGCCTCCGCCGCCCGCTGGTGCATGGAATCGCTGGTGCGCATGGCGTTAGAGGACACGCAAAAAAGCATGTCGCCGCAAACCTAA
- the araD1 gene encoding AraD1 family protein yields MTLRLIQFVTATGERRVAAAQDDGSAQVVNGVSSTYELATAAIREGISLDAKVTALGLGEAVDIATALSEGRVLAPIDHPDSAHLHVTGTGLTHLGSAESRNKMHQAAASGEENLTDSMRMFLMGVEGGKPEAGKVGAQPEWFYKGNGSTLVGPNVPLESPSFAEDAGEEPEMAGIYIIGDDGNAYRLGFALANEFSDHIVEKQNYLWLAHSKLRPASIGVEIRTGDLPKSVEGTARITRGNEVVWEKPFLSGEDNMSHTFANLEYHHFKYALFRQPGDIHVHCFGTSTASFGDGIRTQDGDVFEIEASPFVFGLRNELTTTNEEKIVVRAL; encoded by the coding sequence ATGACCCTGCGCCTTATTCAATTCGTAACTGCCACAGGCGAACGCCGTGTTGCCGCCGCTCAGGATGACGGTTCGGCGCAAGTGGTGAACGGCGTGTCCTCGACCTACGAACTGGCGACGGCGGCTATCCGCGAAGGGATTTCGCTGGATGCCAAGGTCACGGCTCTGGGGCTGGGGGAGGCGGTCGATATCGCCACAGCCTTGTCCGAAGGCCGCGTTCTGGCGCCGATCGATCACCCCGATTCGGCCCACCTGCACGTCACCGGCACGGGCCTCACGCATTTGGGTTCGGCCGAAAGCCGCAACAAAATGCACCAGGCGGCCGCGTCCGGCGAAGAAAACCTGACCGATTCCATGCGCATGTTCCTGATGGGCGTTGAAGGCGGTAAGCCCGAAGCCGGTAAGGTCGGCGCGCAGCCGGAATGGTTCTACAAGGGCAATGGCTCGACGCTGGTGGGGCCGAACGTACCGCTGGAATCGCCAAGCTTTGCCGAAGACGCTGGCGAAGAGCCTGAAATGGCCGGGATCTATATCATCGGTGACGATGGCAACGCCTATCGTCTGGGCTTTGCGCTCGCCAACGAATTTTCGGATCACATTGTTGAGAAGCAAAACTATCTGTGGCTGGCCCACTCAAAGTTGCGTCCGGCCTCGATCGGGGTTGAAATCCGCACCGGCGACCTGCCCAAAAGCGTCGAAGGCACCGCCCGTATTACCCGCGGCAACGAAGTGGTCTGGGAAAAGCCGTTCCTGTCGGGTGAGGACAACATGTCCCATACCTTTGCCAACCTTGAATATCACCACTTCAAATATGCCCTGTTCCGTCAGCCGGGCGACATCCATGTGCACTGCTTTGGCACCTCGACCGCCTCGTTCGGTGACGGCATCCGCACTCAGGACGGCGATGTGTTTGAAATCGAAGCCTCTCCGTTCGTCTTTGGCCTGCGCAATGAACTGACGACGACTAATGAAGAAAAGATCGTGGTTCGCGCGCTGTAA
- a CDS encoding aldose epimerase family protein: MKSFAVAAGLTLASMTLASLLMSSTALAATATKGDFGALKDGTKIEAVELKNSKGVSAKVIAYGATLQSLIVPDKAGKADDIVIGYDTLEGYVDTPQYLGVTVGRYANRIALGKFSLDGKEYTLATNNNGNHLHGGLKGWDKVVWKVEDVKSGPTASVTLSYVSPDGEEGYPGTVKVFVTYALSDANDLTISYKATTDKPTVLNLTNHSLFNLGGVSSGRSALDATLQLEADSYLPTTATAIPTGEIASVKGTPFDFTTPALISSKVRDARHPQILVGLGIDHNYLVRGGLTKTPKLAVTLTDATSGRGLKILTTEPGVQMYTGNFLDGKIPGKGGQVTRMGDAVAFETQHYPDSPNRPEFPTTRLNPGQTYTQTTVHHIFVTQ; the protein is encoded by the coding sequence ATGAAATCTTTTGCCGTAGCTGCAGGCCTGACGCTTGCCAGTATGACCCTGGCCAGCCTTTTGATGTCTTCGACCGCGCTGGCCGCCACCGCCACCAAGGGCGACTTTGGCGCGCTGAAAGACGGCACCAAGATCGAAGCGGTTGAGCTGAAAAACTCCAAAGGCGTATCCGCCAAGGTCATCGCTTATGGCGCGACGCTGCAGTCGCTGATCGTGCCGGATAAGGCGGGCAAGGCTGACGATATCGTTATCGGCTATGACACTCTTGAGGGCTATGTCGATACGCCGCAATATCTGGGCGTAACCGTTGGCCGCTATGCCAACCGTATCGCGCTGGGCAAATTCTCGCTCGATGGCAAGGAATATACCCTCGCCACCAACAATAACGGCAACCACCTGCACGGCGGCCTTAAGGGCTGGGACAAGGTGGTCTGGAAGGTTGAAGATGTCAAATCCGGCCCCACGGCTTCGGTGACTTTATCCTATGTCTCTCCCGATGGCGAAGAAGGCTATCCCGGCACCGTCAAGGTCTTTGTGACCTATGCTTTGAGCGATGCTAACGACCTGACCATCAGCTATAAGGCCACGACCGATAAGCCGACCGTGCTCAATCTGACCAACCATTCGCTGTTCAATCTGGGCGGCGTCAGCTCTGGCCGCAGCGCGCTGGATGCCACCCTGCAACTGGAGGCGGATTCGTACCTGCCGACCACAGCCACGGCCATTCCGACCGGCGAGATTGCTTCGGTCAAGGGCACGCCGTTTGATTTTACGACCCCGGCCCTGATCAGTTCCAAGGTTCGCGATGCCCGCCATCCGCAAATTCTGGTCGGCCTCGGCATCGACCATAACTATCTGGTGCGTGGCGGCCTGACCAAGACCCCGAAACTGGCGGTTACTTTGACCGACGCCACGTCCGGTCGCGGCCTTAAGATCCTGACGACCGAACCGGGCGTGCAGATGTATACCGGCAACTTCCTTGACGGCAAAATCCCCGGCAAGGGTGGTCAGGTGACCCGCATGGGTGATGCGGTGGCGTTTGAGACCCAGCACTACCCCGACAGCCCCAACCGTCCGGAATTCCCGACCACACGCCTGAACCCCGGCCAGACCTATACCCAGACCACGGTTCACCACATTTTCGTAACCCAATAA
- the dxs gene encoding 1-deoxy-D-xylulose-5-phosphate synthase, with the protein MSSVTPVLDTLSPPERIRSLSFHDLKALADEVRLETIDVVSKTGGHLGSALGVVELTVALHHVFETPKDILIWDVGHQTYPHKLLTGRRDRIRTLRQGGGLSGFTKRSESEYDPFGAAHAATSISAALGFCAARDLQGRDNRVVAVIGDGSMSAGMAYEAMNNACETTKSLTVILNDNDMSIAPPVGGMSAYLANLVSGGAYQSFRKFGKSVAERLPRPLFEAARKAEEFTRGMVTGGTFFEELGFYYVGPIDGHNMEHLLAVLKKAHSITDRPVLVHVVTQKGKGYVHAESAADKYHGVAKFDVVTGEQSKPKANAPSYTDVFASELIKRARIDSKIVGITAAMPSGTGLDRFAEIFPDRTFDVGIAEQHAVTFAAGLAADGMKPFCAIYSTFLQRGYDQVAHDVALQDLPVRFAIDRAGLVGADGATHAGTFDVGYLGALPGMVLMAASDEAELAAMIATATAYDDGPSAFRYPRGEGTGAVIPELADPLEIGKGRIVREGSKVAILSLGARLSEALKAADILAAKGLSTTVADARFAKPLDKDLIRQLAKHHECLITVEEGAVGGFGAFVLHFLADEGALDAGLKIRTLTLPDRFQDHDKPDAMYADAGLDAEGIAIAALQALGFSEADIARVAVKG; encoded by the coding sequence ATGTCGTCTGTAACGCCCGTCCTCGACACCCTGTCTCCGCCTGAACGTATTAGGTCTTTGAGCTTTCATGATCTGAAAGCGCTGGCCGATGAGGTGCGTCTGGAAACCATCGATGTGGTCTCAAAAACCGGCGGTCATCTGGGCTCAGCGCTCGGCGTGGTCGAACTGACGGTGGCGCTGCATCATGTCTTTGAAACGCCGAAAGATATTCTGATCTGGGATGTGGGCCATCAGACCTATCCGCATAAGCTTTTGACCGGGCGGCGCGACCGTATCCGCACCCTGCGTCAGGGCGGCGGGCTGTCGGGCTTCACCAAACGCTCAGAGAGCGAATACGATCCGTTCGGGGCCGCCCATGCCGCCACCTCGATCTCGGCAGCGCTTGGATTCTGCGCCGCCCGCGACCTTCAGGGCCGGGATAACCGCGTTGTGGCCGTGATCGGCGATGGTTCCATGTCAGCCGGCATGGCCTATGAGGCCATGAACAACGCCTGCGAGACGACCAAAAGCCTGACGGTTATCCTCAACGACAATGACATGTCGATCGCCCCGCCGGTCGGGGGCATGAGCGCTTACCTGGCCAACCTCGTCTCTGGCGGGGCCTATCAATCGTTCCGCAAGTTCGGCAAGTCGGTGGCTGAGCGCCTGCCGCGCCCATTGTTCGAGGCCGCGCGTAAGGCCGAAGAATTTACCCGCGGCATGGTCACCGGGGGTACGTTTTTTGAGGAATTGGGCTTTTATTATGTTGGCCCGATTGACGGCCACAATATGGAGCACCTGCTGGCCGTGCTCAAAAAAGCTCATTCGATCACAGACCGGCCGGTGCTGGTCCATGTGGTCACGCAAAAGGGCAAGGGCTATGTCCACGCCGAAAGTGCGGCTGACAAATATCACGGCGTCGCCAAGTTCGATGTGGTCACCGGTGAGCAGTCAAAGCCCAAGGCCAATGCCCCCAGCTATACCGATGTGTTTGCCTCGGAACTGATCAAACGCGCCCGCATCGACTCGAAGATCGTCGGCATTACCGCCGCCATGCCATCGGGCACCGGACTTGACCGCTTTGCCGAAATTTTCCCTGATCGCACCTTTGATGTCGGCATTGCCGAGCAGCATGCGGTGACCTTTGCGGCAGGCTTAGCGGCCGATGGCATGAAGCCGTTCTGCGCCATCTATTCGACGTTTTTACAGCGCGGCTATGATCAGGTGGCGCACGATGTCGCCTTGCAGGATCTGCCGGTGCGCTTTGCTATTGATCGGGCCGGTCTGGTCGGGGCCGATGGTGCCACTCATGCGGGCACGTTTGATGTGGGCTATCTGGGGGCCTTGCCGGGCATGGTCTTGATGGCCGCGTCCGATGAAGCCGAACTGGCCGCCATGATCGCCACCGCCACCGCCTATGATGACGGCCCGTCAGCGTTCAGATACCCGCGCGGCGAAGGCACGGGGGCGGTGATACCCGAACTGGCCGACCCGCTTGAGATCGGCAAAGGCCGGATTGTGCGCGAAGGCTCAAAAGTCGCCATACTGTCGTTAGGCGCGCGCTTGAGCGAGGCACTCAAAGCTGCCGATATTCTGGCCGCCAAGGGGTTATCGACTACGGTGGCCGATGCCCGTTTTGCCAAGCCGCTCGACAAAGACCTTATCCGCCAACTGGCTAAACACCATGAATGTCTGATCACCGTCGAAGAAGGCGCGGTTGGCGGCTTTGGGGCATTTGTGCTGCATTTTCTGGCCGACGAGGGCGCGCTGGATGCGGGGCTTAAGATCCGTACCCTCACCCTGCCGGATCGTTTCCAGGATCACGATAAGCCCGATGCCATGTACGCAGATGCGGGCCTTGATGCTGAGGGCATTGCCATTGCGGCCCTGCAAGCGCTGGGCTTTAGCGAGGCCGATATCGCCCGCGTGGCGGTCAAGGGGTAG